The following are encoded together in the Xiphophorus hellerii strain 12219 chromosome 3, Xiphophorus_hellerii-4.1, whole genome shotgun sequence genome:
- the LOC116717416 gene encoding uncharacterized protein LOC116717416 isoform X1 has protein sequence MMSSTRKNETCRICGGSLQGNQRRWLFAAQNRRNDQPVTPTGSARGGSLTRSTQSSPWGSTLSLGSSGSLSRSQVSLSSPSKSVDILAVLTHILGQSVPRKGRTGEFVCGKCVSALERVFKFDTVIARVQVLSSERLQKLTQERDRIRQWVRQNYRQRHPQELRNRSSASEEDSEAEKEGYREMLKDNMALSEYECWSEKWDTCPYFIRTGKRCRKGKGCEGCDSLRVSDSNYESVCGIPRHMPFSPLELTRDKSRSMPLHWHGVPRSSPPSLTGSSLSLRPPSRTESVHSLDTLDGNDPFCSPGDQSVSFVLSELRSIEGKPLSSASGSKIPVLGRKGGKNPGPASPGVSRVLNFGVLENGGGQAEEEDGDVLTELRDEYMPLHRENSTGRLQSAVRHLRAQLDQAGTQIRTLEAELRRAGPDQVNGSEDLGLLTPEGSGGGASVLQSLGHALHSRERLIQECLVLIRSLCVESGTGSELGTRLTGKLLETLKELLSDNKVALETLRSEATEAERSLAAEVEALRRAGRDREADLDTLRTVLQSSQDVVDELRASLEDRERRLDEAETQRELWRRRDAAAAAVLKDKDALILNLQQRLDHPQSTASEAQAAARWETAEENSATLCEEVTKLSAAVQASQDLLQAQQQSHAQTVSSLTARFRDAQQQLRRAEEQQKKTDRERRTSREDGERRERLLRESLQKRDRLIEQILVDAEERERLLQDLQQNLQNKREPVTAVKHTL, from the exons ATGATGTCCAGCACAAGAAAGAACGAGACGTGCCGAATATGCGGCGGTAGTCTCCAGGGAAACCAACGCCGATGGCTGTTTGCGGCCCAGAACAGGAGGAACGATCAGCCTGTTACCCCAACCGGGTCAGCGAGAGGCGGGAGCCTGACCCGGTCCACTCAGAGCAGTCCCTGGG GCAGCACGTTGTCTCTGGGCTCCTCCGGGTCTCTGTCCCGGTCCCAAGTGTCCCTGAGCTCCCCGTCCAAGTCTGTGGACATTTTGGCTGTTCTGACCCACATTCTGGGACAGTCGGTACCGAGGAAAGGCAGAACCGGAGAGTTTGTGTGCGGCAAATGTGTTTCCGCTTTGGAGCGAGTGTTCAAGTTCGACACGGTGATCGCCCGGGTCCAGGTTCTTTCGTCTGAGCGGCTTCAGAAGCTGACCCAGGAGCGGGACAGGATCCGGCAGTGGGTCCGGCAGAACTACCGGCAGAGACACCCGCAGGAGCTCCGGAACCGGAGCAGCGCCAGCGAGGAGGACAGTGAGGCGGAGAAGGAGGGCTACCGGGAGATGCTGAAGGACAACATGGCTCTGTCGGAGTACGAGTGCTGGTCCGAGAAGTGGGACACGTGTCCGTACTTCATCAGAACTGGTAAGCGGTGCCGAAAGGGCAAAGGCTGTGAAGGCTGCGACTCTTTACGGGTTTCTGATTCAAACTACGAGTCGGTCTGCGGGATTCCTCGCCACATGCCCTTCTCCCCGTTGGAGCTGACCCGGGACAAGTCCCGGAGCATGCCGCTCCACTGGCACGGCGTTCCCAGGTCCAGCCCGCCGTCCCTGACCGGGTCCAGCCTCTCGCTCCGGCCGCCTTCCCGCACAGAGTCCGTCCATTCGCTGGACACTCTGGACGGCAACGACCCGTTCTGTTCTCCCGGCGACCAGTCGGTTAGCTTTGTGCTATCAGAGCTGAGGAGCATCGAAGGGAAGCCGCTCAGCTCGGCGTCTGGAAGTAAGATCCCAGTGCTGGGCCGGAAGGGCGGGAAAAACCCCGGGCCGGCGTCACCCGGGGTCAGCCGGGTTCTGAACTTTGGGGTTCTGGAGAACGGAGGAGGtcaggcggaggaggaggacggagaCGTGCTGACAGAGCTGAGGGACGAGTACATGCCGCTGCACCGAGAG AACAGCACCGGCCGGCTTCAGAGTGCGGTCAGGCACCTCCGAGCCCAACTGGACCAGGCCGGGACCCAGATCAGAACCCTGGAGGCCGAGCTGAGACGGGCCGGACCGGATCAGGTCAACGGATCGGAGGACCTGGGCTTG TTGACCCCGGAGggcagcggcggcggcgccTCGGTGCTGCAGAGCCTCGGCCACGCCCTGCACAGCCGGGAGCGACTGATCCAG GagtgtttggttctgatccgaaGTCTGTGTGTGGAGAGCGGAACCGGCTCCGAACTGGGAACCCGGCTGACTGGGAAGCTGCTGGAGACGCTGAAGGAACTGCTGTCTGATAACAAG GTTGCCTTGGAGACTCTGAGGTCTGAAGCCACTGAGGCGGAGAGGAGCCTGGCGGCGGAGGTGGAGGCGCTGAGACGAGCCGGACGGGACCGTGAGGCGGACCTGGACACGCTGAGGACGGTTCTGCAGAGCAGCCAGGACGTGGTCGAC GAGCTTCGGGCGTCTCTGGAGGACAGGGAGCGCCGGCTGGACGAGGCGGAGACGCAGCGGGAGCTGTGGAGACGGAGGGACGCTGCCGCCGCCGCTGTCCTGAAGGACAAGGACGCTCTGATCCTGAACCTCCAGCAGCGCCTGGACCACCCG cagTCGACAGCAAGTGAAGCGCAGGCGGCAGCTCGGTGGGaaactgcagaggaaaacaGCGCCACCTTGTGTGAAGAGGTCACCAAGCTGAGTGCAGCTGTGCAGGCGTCGCAGGATCTGCTGCAG GCTCAGCAGCAGAGCCACGCCCAGACGGTCAGCTCCCTGACGGCCCGGTTCCGGGACGCCCAGCAGCAGCTGAGGCGGGcggaggagcagcagaagaagacgGACAGAGAGCGGCGGACGAGCCGAGAGGACGGCGAGCGGCGGGAGCGCCTGCTGAGGGAGAGTCTGCAGAAGAGAGACCGGCTCATCGAG CAAATCCTGGTGGATGCAGAGGAGCGAGAGCGCCTCCTGCAGGAtctgcagcagaacctgcagaacaagCGGGAGCCGGTGACGGCTGTCAAGCACACGCTGTGA
- the LOC116717416 gene encoding uncharacterized protein LOC116717416 isoform X2: MMSSTRKNETCRICGGSLQGNQRRWLFAAQNRRNDQPVTPTGSARGGSLTRSTQSSPWGSTLSLGSSGSLSRSQVSLSSPSKSVDILAVLTHILGQSVPRKGRTGEFVCGKCVSALERVFKFDTVIARVQVLSSERLQKLTQERDRIRQWVRQNYRQRHPQELRNRSSASEEDSEAEKEGYREMLKDNMALSEYECWSEKWDTCPYFIRTGKRCRKGKGCEGCDSLRVSDSNYESVCGIPRHMPFSPLELTRDKSRSMPLHWHGVPRSSPPSLTGSSLSLRPPSRTESVHSLDTLDGNDPFCSPGDQSVSFVLSELRSIEGKPLSSASGSKIPVLGRKGGKNPGPASPGVSRVLNFGVLENGGGQAEEEDGDVLTELRDEYMPLHRENSTGRLQSAVRHLRAQLDQAGTQIRTLEAELRRAGPDQVNGSEDLGLLTPEGSGGGASVLQSLGHALHSRERLIQECLVLIRSLCVESGTGSELGTRLTGKLLETLKELLSDNKVALETLRSEATEAERSLAAEVEALRRAGRDREADLDTLRTVLQSSQDVVDELRASLEDRERRLDEAETQRELWRRRDAAAAAVLKDKDALILNLQQRLDHPSTASEAQAAARWETAEENSATLCEEVTKLSAAVQASQDLLQAQQQSHAQTVSSLTARFRDAQQQLRRAEEQQKKTDRERRTSREDGERRERLLRESLQKRDRLIEQILVDAEERERLLQDLQQNLQNKREPVTAVKHTL, from the exons ATGATGTCCAGCACAAGAAAGAACGAGACGTGCCGAATATGCGGCGGTAGTCTCCAGGGAAACCAACGCCGATGGCTGTTTGCGGCCCAGAACAGGAGGAACGATCAGCCTGTTACCCCAACCGGGTCAGCGAGAGGCGGGAGCCTGACCCGGTCCACTCAGAGCAGTCCCTGGG GCAGCACGTTGTCTCTGGGCTCCTCCGGGTCTCTGTCCCGGTCCCAAGTGTCCCTGAGCTCCCCGTCCAAGTCTGTGGACATTTTGGCTGTTCTGACCCACATTCTGGGACAGTCGGTACCGAGGAAAGGCAGAACCGGAGAGTTTGTGTGCGGCAAATGTGTTTCCGCTTTGGAGCGAGTGTTCAAGTTCGACACGGTGATCGCCCGGGTCCAGGTTCTTTCGTCTGAGCGGCTTCAGAAGCTGACCCAGGAGCGGGACAGGATCCGGCAGTGGGTCCGGCAGAACTACCGGCAGAGACACCCGCAGGAGCTCCGGAACCGGAGCAGCGCCAGCGAGGAGGACAGTGAGGCGGAGAAGGAGGGCTACCGGGAGATGCTGAAGGACAACATGGCTCTGTCGGAGTACGAGTGCTGGTCCGAGAAGTGGGACACGTGTCCGTACTTCATCAGAACTGGTAAGCGGTGCCGAAAGGGCAAAGGCTGTGAAGGCTGCGACTCTTTACGGGTTTCTGATTCAAACTACGAGTCGGTCTGCGGGATTCCTCGCCACATGCCCTTCTCCCCGTTGGAGCTGACCCGGGACAAGTCCCGGAGCATGCCGCTCCACTGGCACGGCGTTCCCAGGTCCAGCCCGCCGTCCCTGACCGGGTCCAGCCTCTCGCTCCGGCCGCCTTCCCGCACAGAGTCCGTCCATTCGCTGGACACTCTGGACGGCAACGACCCGTTCTGTTCTCCCGGCGACCAGTCGGTTAGCTTTGTGCTATCAGAGCTGAGGAGCATCGAAGGGAAGCCGCTCAGCTCGGCGTCTGGAAGTAAGATCCCAGTGCTGGGCCGGAAGGGCGGGAAAAACCCCGGGCCGGCGTCACCCGGGGTCAGCCGGGTTCTGAACTTTGGGGTTCTGGAGAACGGAGGAGGtcaggcggaggaggaggacggagaCGTGCTGACAGAGCTGAGGGACGAGTACATGCCGCTGCACCGAGAG AACAGCACCGGCCGGCTTCAGAGTGCGGTCAGGCACCTCCGAGCCCAACTGGACCAGGCCGGGACCCAGATCAGAACCCTGGAGGCCGAGCTGAGACGGGCCGGACCGGATCAGGTCAACGGATCGGAGGACCTGGGCTTG TTGACCCCGGAGggcagcggcggcggcgccTCGGTGCTGCAGAGCCTCGGCCACGCCCTGCACAGCCGGGAGCGACTGATCCAG GagtgtttggttctgatccgaaGTCTGTGTGTGGAGAGCGGAACCGGCTCCGAACTGGGAACCCGGCTGACTGGGAAGCTGCTGGAGACGCTGAAGGAACTGCTGTCTGATAACAAG GTTGCCTTGGAGACTCTGAGGTCTGAAGCCACTGAGGCGGAGAGGAGCCTGGCGGCGGAGGTGGAGGCGCTGAGACGAGCCGGACGGGACCGTGAGGCGGACCTGGACACGCTGAGGACGGTTCTGCAGAGCAGCCAGGACGTGGTCGAC GAGCTTCGGGCGTCTCTGGAGGACAGGGAGCGCCGGCTGGACGAGGCGGAGACGCAGCGGGAGCTGTGGAGACGGAGGGACGCTGCCGCCGCCGCTGTCCTGAAGGACAAGGACGCTCTGATCCTGAACCTCCAGCAGCGCCTGGACCACCCG TCGACAGCAAGTGAAGCGCAGGCGGCAGCTCGGTGGGaaactgcagaggaaaacaGCGCCACCTTGTGTGAAGAGGTCACCAAGCTGAGTGCAGCTGTGCAGGCGTCGCAGGATCTGCTGCAG GCTCAGCAGCAGAGCCACGCCCAGACGGTCAGCTCCCTGACGGCCCGGTTCCGGGACGCCCAGCAGCAGCTGAGGCGGGcggaggagcagcagaagaagacgGACAGAGAGCGGCGGACGAGCCGAGAGGACGGCGAGCGGCGGGAGCGCCTGCTGAGGGAGAGTCTGCAGAAGAGAGACCGGCTCATCGAG CAAATCCTGGTGGATGCAGAGGAGCGAGAGCGCCTCCTGCAGGAtctgcagcagaacctgcagaacaagCGGGAGCCGGTGACGGCTGTCAAGCACACGCTGTGA
- the LOC116717417 gene encoding lysosomal thioesterase PPT2-A-like, with amino-acid sequence MRGPRASGGPPAVLLLLLLASGSTDGYKPVIIVHGILDGPGQFKNLSGFINEVHPGTEVQIISLFNDGKSMKPLWIQIPEFKKAIEKIMSAHPEGVHVLCFSQGGLICRAVLSTSPNHNVHTFISLSSPLAGQYGDTDYLQWLPGCVKKTAYLFCYNKVGQHFSFCDYWNDPHHRACYLKGNTFLPLINGEIPHQHLTDWRENFLRIKKMVLIGGPDDGVITPWQSSQFGFYDSNEDVVEMRNQAFYKNDTFGLKTLDARGDVSVCVQSGVKHTHWHSDFTVFKNCVERWLI; translated from the exons ATGAGGGGTCCACGGGCCAGCGGGGGGCCCCCggcggtgctgctgctgctgctgctggcttcAGGCTCCACGGATGGATACAAACCTGTCATCATCGTCCACGGCATCCTGGACGGACCCGGACAGTTTAAAAATCTCTCAGGCTTCATTAATGAG GTGCATCCAGGTACGGAGGTGCAGATCATCAGTCTGTTCAACGACGGGAAGAGCATGAAGCCGTTGTGGATTCAAATCCCAGAGTTCAAGAAGGCCATCGAGAAAATCATGAGCGCGCATCCTGAGGGAGTCCATGTGTTGTGTTTCTCACAAG GTGGTTTAATCTGCAGAGCAGTTCTGTCTACGTCTCCAAATCACAACGTTCACACCTTCATCTCCCTGTCATCCCCCCTGGCTGGACAGTACGGAG ACACTGATTACCTGCAGTGGTTACCTGGCTGTGTAAAGAAGACTGCTTATCTTTTCTGCTACAACAAAGTGGGGCAGCATTTTTCGTTTTGTGACTACTGGAACG ACCCTCACCATAGAGCCTGCTACCTGAAGGGCAACACCTTCCTGCCTCTGATTAACGGTGAAATACCTCACCAGCACCTGACAG ATTGGAGAGAAAACTTCCTGCGTATCAAGAAGATGGTGCTGATTGGAGGACCAGATGATGGTGTCATCACGCCATGGCAATCCAG CCAGTTTGGGTTCTACGACTCCAACGAAGATGTTGTGGAAATGAGGAACCAGGCG TTTTATAAAAACGACACGTTTGGTCTGAAGACGCTGGACGCCCGCGGCGACGTGTCGGTGTGTGTTCAGTCCGgagtcaaacacacacactggcaCTCTGACTTCACCGTGTTCAAAAACTGCGTAGAGAGGTGGCTCATATGA